TGATGGCCACTTTCGGCTCCACACATCTCATGCTCGCAATTAAGACAGGAATTGTCGTTGGTGTCATCGCCCTTGCTGTAAGTAGCGACTATACATGTCTCCGTCTACTACTAATGCTTGCTGCTACTTCCCACATACGTTGATCGTAATCATTCGTACAGGAAGGAATAGCAGTAGGAAGAAGTTTTGCAGCATTCAAAAGCTACCACATAGACGGAAACAAAGAGATGATCGCGATTGGAATGATGAACATCGCAGGTTCCTGCACATCTTGCTACTTAACAACTGGTACCTAACCTTCtccacaaactaaaaaaatccATGGGATGGATTCTCCGACGTTAGCTAGAATCTAACTTGTGCCATTCCTTCACGCTAGGTCCGTTCTCGAGGACAGCGGTGAATTTTAATGCAGGATGCAAGACTGCGGTCTCCAACATTGTCATGGCGACTGCAGTGATGATAACCTTACTATTTCTAACACCACTGTTCTACTACACGCCTATCGTTGTGCTATCTGCCATCATTATGTCGGCAATGATCACCCTTATAGACTATCAAGCTGCCATCCACTTGTGGGGAATCGACAAGTTCGATTTTATCATCTGCATAAGCGCATATGTAGGAGTTGTCTTTGGCAGCGTGGAAACTGGACTAGTTATAGCGGTATGTGTGAGCTAAATTCAGCTACCCTTTATCAATTCTAATAGTTGATACCTAAGGGATGCATTCATTTGTTATAGGTGGCAATATCCCTACTTCGTGTACTATTGTTCGTAGCAAGGCCAAGGACTTCTGTCATGGGTAATATTCCTAATTCCATGGCGTACAGAAGCATTGAACAATACCCAAAAGCAATTTACATTCCAGGGATTCTTATACTCAA
The Salvia hispanica cultivar TCC Black 2014 unplaced genomic scaffold, UniMelb_Shisp_WGS_1.0 HiC_scaffold_580, whole genome shotgun sequence genome window above contains:
- the LOC125199597 gene encoding sulfate transporter 3.1-like codes for the protein MATFGSTHLMLAIKTGIVVGVIALAEGIAVGRSFAAFKSYHIDGNKEMIAIGMMNIAGSCTSCYLTTGPFSRTAVNFNAGCKTAVSNIVMATAVMITLLFLTPLFYYTPIVVLSAIIMSAMITLIDYQAAIHLWGIDKFDFIICISAYVGVVFGSVETGLVIAVAISLLRVLLFVARPRTSVMGNIPNSMAYRSIEQYPKAIYIPGILILNISGPIYFANANYLRERISRWMDEEEEKLKCAQKHDLQYVILDMSAVGSIDTSGISMLEEVKKIANTRSIKLALANPGGEVMKKLHKSKIIDTIGQEWIYLTVGEAVSDCNIMLQACKPKTKAVECEAADDQV